One genomic region from Rosa rugosa chromosome 1, drRosRugo1.1, whole genome shotgun sequence encodes:
- the LOC133706758 gene encoding cinnamoyl-CoA reductase-like SNL6: MGIARLQEREEDHELLQELRRMLVSSAGQDQPHLPQKRFSSKSAYEDDSEEKLVCVTSGVSFLGLAVVNRLLLRGYSVRIIVNNSVDVEKLREMTTANVNVTVVMAKLAEVESLSQAFQGCRGVFHTSGFTDPAGLSGYTKSMADIEVKASQNVMRACAVTPSVRKCVLTSSLLACVWQEQDISQNDLSTIPVINHDCWSNESLCIEKKLWYALGKLRAEKAAWTLAKETGLKLTTICPGLITGPEFFSRNPTATIAYLKGAQEMYQCGVLATVDVMRLAEVHVSVYEAMNKSAFGRYICFDRVIETEKEAEKLAGETGMSKKKICRNYEGSSSVHHLRYELSNKKLTNLLSGTLRSCYNQNQQFY; encoded by the exons ATGGGGATTGCTCGTTTACAAGAGAGGGAAGAAGATCACGAGCTATTACAAGAGCTCCGCCGCATGTTGGTCTCCTCCGCCGGCCAAGACCAACCACACCTTCCACAAAAGCGCTTCTCATCCAAAAGCGCTTATGAAGATGACTCGGAAGAGAAGCTAGTCTGCGTCACAAGCGGCGTTTCCTTCTTGGGCCTCGCCGTCGTCAACCGTCTCCTCCTCCGCGGCTACTCCGTCCGCATCATCGTTAATAACTCCG TGGACGTTGAGAAACTGAGGGAGATGACGACGGCGAACGTTAACGTCACTGTAGTTATGGCGAAGCTAGCAGAAGTTGAAAGCTTATCACAAGCATTTCAGGGCTGTCGTGGCGTCTTCCACACCTCTGGATTTACCGATCCTGCTGGCCTTTCTGGGTACACT AAATCCATGGCTGATATCGAAGTGAAGGCCAGTCAGAATGTGATGAGGGCATGTGCAGTGACACCTTCAGTAAGAAAATGTGTGCTCACTTCTTCACTTTTAGCCTGTGTATGGCAAGAGCAAGACATTTCACAAAATGACCTCTCCACAATCCCTGTTATCAACCATGACTGCTGGAGCAATGAGTCACTCTGCATAGAAAAAAAG CTGTGGTATGCTTTGGGGAAGCTTAGAGCAGAGAAAGCTGCATGGACATTAGCCAAAGAAACTGGGTTAAAGCTCACTACAATCTGCCCAGGTCTTATTACTGgccctgaatttttctctagaaACCCAACAGCAACAATTGCATATCTCAAAG GTGCCCAAGAGATGTACCAATGTGGCGTGCTAGCAACCGTGGATGTGATGAGACTGGCAGAAGTTCATGTAAGTGTATATGAGGCGATGAACAAGTCGGCATTTGGTAGATACATTTGCTTTGATCGAGTTATTGAAACAGAGAAAGAGGCAGAGAAGCTAGCAGGGGAGACCGGTATGTCAAAGAAGAAGATATGCAGAAATTATGAAGGGTCTAGTAGTGTTCATCATCTTAGATATGAATTGTCGAATAAGAAGCTTACAAATCTCTTGTCAGGAACACTGAGAAGTTGCTATAACCAAAACCAGCAATTCTATTAA
- the LOC133706749 gene encoding uncharacterized protein LOC133706749, protein MTSRVQMRFPKKPRIPEKKISIPLLEKILSMLYVSVTKEEREVLVDAMIDARAIRHVAAFELDQPVTTLRAACDALRIRRGTFCPVDVVVIDSLILEKAKHVADEKEIRVAKWPELTQAEVGAKWDEADKTGEKGKWFAVKEGDVQAKQDDLQEFFQLVQPGIGLSECGSFFVLINSHSTWYKELVFARLAQGITERELLNSLCKTPSLFKTPYGCDADDCVFSPWTADKVVNLHEQAINKWHGSTEWQFNCIGEHLVPSSNKLVRVIDKVKWPPAYRVIEAREFWAEVNEKL, encoded by the exons ATGACAAGCCGTGTCCAGATGCGTTTTCCGAAAAAGCCCAGGATTCCTGAAAAGAA GATTAGCATACCGCTGCTTGAAAAGATTTTGAGCATGCTCTATGTCAGTGTCACAAAAGAGGAAAGGGAGGTGCTGGTGGATGCTATGATAGATGCTCGTGCAATCAGACATGTTGCTGCGTTTGAATTGGATCAACCGGTTACAACATTAAGGGCAGCTTGTGATGCGTTGAGAATCAGACGTGGCACGTTTTGTCCAGTGGATGTGGTCGTTATAGACAGTCTGATCTTGGAAAAAGCAAAGCACGTAGCAGATGAGAAGGAGATTCGAGTGGCAAAATGG CCCGAGCTAACTCAAGCTGAAGTTGGAGCAAAATGGGATGAGGCAGATAAGACAGGTGAAAAGGGGAAGTGGTTTGCTGTTAAAGAGGGAGATGTCCAGGCAAAACAGGATGATCTTCAGGAG tTCTTTCAGCTGGTCCAACCTGGAATTGGTCTGAGCGAATGTGGTTCATTCTTTGTACTCATCAACAGTCACTCAACCTGGTACAAAGAACTGGTGTTTGCAAGACTAGCGCAAGGAATTACCGAAAGGGAATTGTTGAACTCTCTCTGCAAGACGCCCTCTCTCTTCAAGACACCATATGGCTGCGATGCCGATGATTGTGTATTTTCTCCCTGGACTGCTGATAAGGTTGTGAATTTGCATGAGCAGGCTATAAACAAATGGCACGGCAGTACAGAATGGCAGTTCAATTGCATTGGGGAACATTTGGTGCCCAGTTCAAATAAATTGGTAAGAGTGATTGACAAGGTAAAATGGCCCCCCGCTTACAGAGTGATTGAAGCAAGAGAATTCTGGGCGGAGGTAAATGAAAAATTGTAA
- the LOC133734240 gene encoding uncharacterized protein LOC133734240, translating to MAQWAYLFSVCLFLESLTLAECTMGSSLIITAPPCLTDLKLLRCHQLKKIEICAANLVSFEYNWKLDTISCIKTPQLATLFLRKREASSHGLDRFASCPGLEVFYLLLQDESEEIPQSVSTFRNLKKMTLVLRSPNFDLGSVLNVLKDAPLLEEFALMVLIGRNKGEMSNFSGFSHNRLRTVEMHSFHGRSIEIELAICILKIATKLEKMVINPVGKYYLGNSRWVNPGSCYDCSNGEDERPSDEALHIWKQGGRARVQEKLKFVVTDAQVIIL from the exons ATGGCACAATGGGCATATCTCTTCTCTGTTTGTTTGTTCCTAGAAAGCTTGACCTTAGCGGAGTGCACAATGGGCTCTTCTCTGATAATTACTGCTCCTCCTTGTCTAACTGATTTGAAGCTGCTCCGGTGTCACCAGCTGAAAAAAATAGAGATTTGTGCAGCTAATCTTGTCTCCTTTGAGTACAATTGGAAACTTGACACGATTTCTTGCATCAAAACTCCACAATTAGCAACACTTTTTTTACGTAAGCGTGAAGCTTCTTCTCATGGACTAGACCGATTTGCCTCATGTCCTGGGCTTGAAGTGTTCTATCTGCTGCTTCAAGATGAATCG GAAGAAATACCCCAAAGCGTATCAACGTTTAGAAACCTTAAGAAAATGACCTTGGTTCTCCGGTCGCCCAACTTTGACCTTGGGAGCGTTCTGAATGTTCTCAAGGATGCACCCCTTTTGGAAGAATTTGCATTAATG GTATTGATAGGACGCAATAAAGGAGAGATGAGCAATTTTTCTGGATTCTCACATAATCGTTTGAGAACAGTTGAGATGCATAGCTTCCATGGTAGATCAATTGAGATAGAGTTGGCCATTTGCATTCTGAAAATCGCCACGAAGCTGGAGAAGATGGTTATCAATCCAGTTGGAAAATACTATTTGGGTAATAGTCGTTGGGTGAATCCTGGCAGTTGTTATGATTGCTCAAATGGGGAAGACGAGCGGCCTTCGGACGAAGCACTTCATATTTGGAAGCAAGGAGGTAGAGCACGCGTCCAAGAAAAACTAAAGTTTGTAGTGACTGATGCTCAAGTTATAATCCTATAA